Proteins co-encoded in one Coriobacterium glomerans PW2 genomic window:
- a CDS encoding S66 peptidase family protein, which produces MEVTRPAMLCPGDTVGVVALGSPIYSKDAVRSSCAWWEERGFKVKLAEGLIKDGGYLAGSPKDRAKALNDMFADKDVHAVFSVRGGCGSAQIIPYLDFRAFNSNPKAFVGFSDNTSVHLAFAALSDVVTFHGPVFSYLREDTTEYTESHLFKAIAGVDPLGPVKPANPDAALCSLRSGVAEAPIIGGNLTLLCLSLGTPYEVDTRGHILFFEDTDCEPWMIINFLDQLQAAGKFDRVAGVVIGEPKNIEPGVCSAAFQQGESFLTVVRQFFRDAKFPVLYGLPLGHTKDMATIPLRVPARLDADSLTLEILEAGMTEKGSGRKRTTHETFKSRIYVSKAAELLEKAVRASLGEDAWEKICAAPIGDNAYEACRAMRKALHCNDMDWVPSAGEATDKPTCSNYENQFPETSKYEIKELKKWCAAKRKSGTNSRKATRDDHPQGYFECYLEKDCHHCKCSGENIYCYKNELDHILSYLIVKAFNAPIRDAKSRIGCNFKKTGIRLIWNELGLLPKLKVELNTTEQRDPDPDPENGTVSEHR; this is translated from the coding sequence ATGGAAGTCACCAGACCCGCGATGCTCTGCCCCGGCGATACCGTTGGTGTCGTGGCTCTGGGCAGCCCGATTTACAGCAAGGATGCTGTTCGCAGTTCCTGCGCCTGGTGGGAGGAGCGCGGATTCAAGGTCAAACTGGCTGAAGGGCTGATCAAAGACGGTGGCTATCTCGCAGGCTCTCCGAAGGATCGTGCAAAGGCCTTAAATGACATGTTCGCGGATAAGGATGTGCATGCCGTGTTTTCCGTGCGCGGCGGCTGCGGTTCGGCTCAGATCATCCCCTATCTCGATTTCCGGGCGTTCAACTCAAACCCGAAAGCATTCGTGGGGTTCTCGGACAACACCTCGGTGCACCTTGCATTCGCAGCGCTCAGCGATGTCGTCACGTTTCATGGTCCCGTATTCTCATACTTACGGGAAGACACGACGGAGTACACGGAGTCCCATCTGTTCAAAGCCATAGCGGGCGTCGATCCTCTGGGCCCAGTAAAGCCCGCGAATCCCGATGCAGCATTATGCTCGCTGCGATCAGGCGTCGCCGAGGCGCCGATCATCGGAGGCAATCTCACGCTTCTGTGCTTGAGCTTGGGCACGCCCTATGAGGTGGACACTCGGGGCCACATCCTGTTTTTCGAAGATACGGATTGCGAGCCCTGGATGATCATCAATTTCCTTGATCAGCTCCAGGCTGCGGGAAAATTCGACCGGGTGGCCGGTGTCGTGATCGGAGAACCGAAAAATATAGAGCCCGGCGTTTGCAGTGCCGCCTTTCAACAGGGGGAAAGCTTCCTAACCGTCGTGAGGCAGTTCTTCCGCGACGCCAAGTTCCCCGTTCTGTACGGACTGCCGCTGGGACACACCAAGGACATGGCCACCATTCCGCTGCGGGTGCCAGCGAGATTGGATGCAGATTCACTCACCTTAGAGATCTTGGAGGCTGGCATGACGGAAAAAGGATCAGGTCGCAAGCGCACAACGCACGAGACATTCAAAAGCAGGATCTATGTTTCAAAAGCAGCTGAACTGCTAGAAAAGGCGGTGCGTGCGTCGTTGGGCGAGGACGCATGGGAAAAGATTTGCGCCGCCCCCATCGGCGACAACGCATATGAGGCCTGCAGGGCGATGCGTAAAGCTCTGCACTGTAACGACATGGACTGGGTTCCTTCGGCAGGCGAAGCAACCGACAAGCCTACGTGCAGCAATTACGAAAATCAATTTCCAGAAACCAGCAAATATGAGATAAAAGAACTCAAAAAATGGTGCGCTGCGAAACGAAAGAGCGGTACCAACTCACGGAAGGCCACTCGCGATGACCATCCCCAGGGCTATTTCGAATGCTATCTGGAAAAAGACTGCCATCATTGCAAATGTAGCGGAGAAAACATCTACTGCTATAAAAATGAACTTGATCACATACTGTCGTATTTGATCGTGAAGGCGTTTAATGCACCCATACGGGATGCCAAGAGCAGAATAGGTTGCAATTTTAAAAAAACGGGCATCAGGCTGATTTGGAATGAATTAGGTCTTCTGCCAAAACTGAAGGTCGAGCTAAATACAACCGAGCAACGAGATCCTGATCCTGATCCTGAGAATGGGACCGTTTCAGAGCATCGTTGA
- a CDS encoding helix-turn-helix domain-containing protein has product MQVGAHIREHRARLALSQDDLAARIYVSRQTISNWENDKTYPDVQSLLLLSAVFDATVDELIKGDVDAMDKTVNEDAGKMKQLEWYALACMVLGAAALYWAGYQFLSGWAWHTIPTVMHTVTGWTALFVITHRIEKLKRKHDVITYSEVLAFTRGERIDRGTRASRRVRARTRKQRAGIRDGAILPLINFQGPPSFSMHKGNQL; this is encoded by the coding sequence ATGCAGGTCGGCGCGCACATAAGGGAGCACCGAGCGCGGCTTGCCCTCTCTCAGGACGATCTCGCCGCTCGGATCTATGTGAGCCGGCAGACGATCTCCAACTGGGAGAACGACAAGACCTACCCGGATGTGCAGAGCCTGCTGCTGCTCAGCGCAGTGTTCGATGCGACCGTCGACGAGCTCATCAAAGGAGATGTGGATGCCATGGACAAGACGGTGAACGAGGACGCAGGAAAGATGAAGCAGCTGGAGTGGTACGCGCTAGCGTGTATGGTACTCGGTGCGGCAGCATTGTACTGGGCGGGCTATCAGTTCCTTTCGGGATGGGCGTGGCACACGATCCCAACCGTCATGCACACCGTGACGGGTTGGACAGCTTTGTTTGTGATCACCCATCGCATAGAAAAGCTGAAGCGCAAGCATGACGTGATCACCTATAGCGAAGTGCTCGCGTTCACGCGAGGCGAGCGGATCGATCGCGGTACGAGGGCGAGCCGTCGCGTGCGTGCCCGAACGCGGAAACAGCGTGCGGGCATACGAGATGGTGCCATTTTGCCTCTGATCAATTTCCAAGGACCGCCATCTTTTTCCATGCACAAGGGAAATCAGCTCTGA
- a CDS encoding elongation factor G, with protein sequence MGAPKTGHVRNVVLVGQGGVGKTSLAEAMLHLSGKTARLGGHDGTKPTLDYDAEEVRREFSISTSIAPIDWKDVRVNVLDAPCYPDFIGDAYAAMSVCETALFVVDAAEGPQPTTVKLWYAAEDLRLARAVFVNREDKEDASFERTLEQLRERFGMRLGAVTIPWGEGPDFDGIIDLVRMRARRCVGTEQTEYDIPEEYRARAEAGHEALCELVAEADDELMMKYLDGDGLTQDELESLLSRAIAARIFVPVFAGSCVREQGVNSLMDEIAANFPSPVDYGEMPLVDGGSIKISSEDDRPVAFVFKTLSDPLQGRISFIKVLTGTLEPGLELICARTRKPERLAHLNVMCGRELTEVGHAYAGDIIVVPKLNAETGDTLSATGKIEAAAFRFPNSQYRIAIEADNRSEEEKLFTFIDRACIADPTMRTDRDEETGQTIISAVGEAQVSVLLNRLEERTKVSAHIVPIKIPYRETIRRTASAQGRHKKQTGGAGQFGDCWLRVEPLLSEEGVAEGYEFGDEVVGGRIPRGLIPAVDKGVQETMKEGIIAGYPLTGVRAVVYDGSYHPVDSNEMAFRSAARLALRKACSDADPVVLEPVEEITVTVPESYAGAVMGDISASRGHVTGMDADERGNTVVTAVAPYAELTDYSTRLRSISRGTGDFTMKRSGYAQVPHDVQERLVKTYEEARAQGR encoded by the coding sequence ATGGGTGCGCCCAAAACCGGTCATGTGAGGAACGTGGTTCTCGTAGGCCAAGGCGGGGTGGGCAAGACCTCACTCGCGGAGGCCATGCTCCACCTTTCCGGCAAAACCGCCCGTCTCGGTGGCCACGACGGCACCAAGCCGACACTCGACTACGATGCCGAGGAGGTCAGACGCGAGTTCTCGATCTCGACCTCCATCGCTCCGATCGACTGGAAAGACGTCCGCGTCAACGTGCTCGACGCACCGTGCTACCCGGACTTCATCGGCGACGCGTACGCGGCGATGAGCGTGTGCGAAACCGCGCTGTTCGTAGTCGACGCCGCCGAGGGTCCGCAGCCCACGACCGTCAAGCTGTGGTACGCCGCCGAGGATCTGAGACTCGCGCGCGCCGTCTTCGTGAACCGCGAGGACAAGGAGGACGCGAGCTTCGAGCGGACGCTCGAGCAGCTGCGCGAGCGATTCGGGATGCGCTTGGGTGCCGTCACGATCCCCTGGGGGGAGGGTCCGGACTTTGACGGCATCATCGATCTGGTGCGGATGCGCGCCAGGCGCTGCGTCGGCACCGAGCAGACCGAGTACGATATCCCCGAGGAGTATCGTGCGCGCGCCGAGGCGGGCCACGAGGCGCTGTGCGAGCTTGTTGCCGAGGCGGACGACGAGCTCATGATGAAGTACCTCGATGGCGATGGACTCACGCAAGATGAGCTCGAGAGTCTGCTTTCGCGTGCGATCGCAGCTCGTATCTTCGTTCCGGTGTTCGCGGGCAGTTGCGTGCGCGAGCAGGGGGTCAACTCTCTTATGGACGAGATCGCCGCCAACTTTCCCTCGCCGGTCGACTACGGCGAGATGCCCCTTGTGGATGGCGGCTCAATCAAGATCTCCTCTGAGGACGATCGCCCGGTCGCCTTCGTGTTCAAGACGCTTTCTGACCCCCTCCAGGGCCGCATCTCCTTCATCAAGGTTCTGACCGGCACGCTCGAGCCGGGCCTCGAGCTCATCTGCGCGCGCACACGCAAACCCGAGCGGCTTGCGCATCTGAACGTCATGTGCGGACGCGAGCTCACCGAGGTCGGTCACGCCTATGCCGGCGACATCATCGTCGTACCCAAGCTCAACGCAGAGACCGGCGACACGCTGTCGGCAACCGGCAAAATCGAGGCGGCGGCATTCCGCTTCCCCAACTCGCAGTACCGCATCGCCATCGAGGCGGACAATCGCAGCGAGGAGGAGAAGCTGTTCACCTTTATCGATCGCGCCTGCATCGCCGACCCCACCATGCGCACCGATCGCGACGAGGAGACCGGGCAGACCATCATCTCGGCGGTGGGCGAGGCGCAGGTATCGGTGCTGCTCAATCGACTCGAGGAGCGCACGAAGGTGTCCGCGCACATCGTTCCGATCAAGATCCCCTACCGTGAGACGATTCGCCGCACGGCTTCGGCGCAGGGTCGTCACAAGAAGCAGACAGGCGGCGCCGGCCAGTTCGGCGACTGCTGGCTGCGCGTGGAGCCGCTGCTCTCCGAGGAGGGCGTCGCTGAAGGTTACGAGTTCGGTGACGAGGTCGTGGGCGGCCGCATCCCGCGCGGGCTCATTCCGGCGGTGGACAAGGGGGTGCAGGAGACCATGAAAGAGGGCATCATCGCCGGCTATCCGCTGACCGGCGTCCGCGCGGTGGTCTATGACGGCTCCTACCACCCGGTCGATTCCAACGAGATGGCGTTTCGCTCCGCAGCGCGCCTGGCCCTGCGCAAGGCGTGTTCCGATGCCGATCCGGTCGTGCTCGAGCCGGTCGAGGAGATCACCGTGACGGTGCCGGAGAGCTACGCCGGTGCGGTCATGGGCGACATCTCCGCCTCGCGCGGTCACGTGACCGGCATGGACGCCGACGAGCGCGGCAACACCGTCGTGACCGCCGTTGCGCCCTACGCCGAGCTGACCGACTACTCGACGCGGCTGCGCTCCATCTCGCGCGGCACCGGAGACTTCACGATGAAGCGCTCCGGCTATGCGCAGGTTCCCCATGACGTGCAGGAACGTCTGGTCAAGACCTATGAGGAGGCTCGCGCGCAGGGACGCTGA